One Polaribacter sp. KT25b DNA segment encodes these proteins:
- a CDS encoding polyprenyl synthetase family protein yields the protein MNQVELIKLPILSEMELFEKKFKDAMLSKVPLLNRITYYIVRRKGKQMRPMFVFLVAKMVSDGGFDERTYRGAAVVELIHTATLVHDDVVDDSNRRRGFFSINALWKNKIAVLVGDFLLSKGLLLSIDNEDFDLLKLISIAVREMSEGELLQIEKARKLDITEDVYFDIIRQKTATLIAACCGIGAASVGANQDTVQQMRKFGEYIGIAFQIKDDLFDYTDDKIGKPTGIDIKEQKMTLPLINTLNTCSKKEKSWLINSIKKHNKDKKRVKEVIAFVKENGGIEYTTNKMYDYKNRALAILENYPKSPYKDSLLTMINYVVERKI from the coding sequence ATGAACCAAGTAGAACTTATAAAACTTCCTATTTTATCCGAGATGGAGCTCTTTGAAAAAAAATTCAAAGATGCTATGTTGTCTAAAGTTCCACTTTTAAACAGAATTACCTATTATATTGTTCGTAGAAAAGGAAAACAAATGAGACCAATGTTTGTTTTTTTAGTAGCAAAAATGGTTTCTGATGGTGGTTTTGATGAACGAACTTATAGAGGAGCAGCTGTTGTAGAATTAATTCATACCGCAACTTTAGTACATGATGACGTTGTAGATGACAGTAACAGACGTAGAGGTTTTTTCTCTATTAATGCACTTTGGAAAAATAAAATTGCTGTTTTAGTGGGTGATTTTTTATTATCTAAAGGGTTGTTATTATCTATAGATAATGAAGATTTTGATTTATTAAAATTAATTTCTATTGCAGTTCGTGAAATGAGTGAAGGCGAGTTGCTTCAAATAGAAAAAGCCAGAAAATTAGACATTACAGAAGATGTATATTTTGATATTATCAGACAAAAAACAGCAACTTTAATTGCTGCTTGTTGCGGAATTGGAGCTGCTTCTGTAGGTGCAAATCAAGATACTGTTCAGCAAATGCGAAAATTTGGAGAATATATTGGTATTGCTTTTCAAATAAAAGACGATTTATTTGATTATACAGATGATAAAATTGGTAAACCTACAGGTATTGATATTAAAGAACAAAAAATGACTTTACCATTAATTAATACTCTAAATACTTGTTCTAAGAAAGAAAAAAGTTGGTTGATAAACTCCATCAAAAAACATAATAAAGATAAAAAACGAGTTAAAGAGGTTATCGCTTTTGTAAAAGAAAATGGAGGTATAGAATACACTACCAATAAAATGTACGATTACAAAAATAGAGCTTTAGCTATTTTAGAAAACTACCCTAAATCTCCTTATAAAGATTCTTTATTAACGATGATTAATTACGTTGTAGAACGTAAAATTTAG
- the rlmN gene encoding 23S rRNA (adenine(2503)-C(2))-methyltransferase RlmN, with protein MLDKKKDIRALTKEQLRDFFVENGDKAFRGNQVYEWLWSKSLHTFEDMTNISKQTREMLENNFVINHIKVDSMQKSADGTIKNGIKLHDGFVVESVLIPAKKRTTACVSSQVGCSLDCKFCATARLKRMRNLNPDEIYDQVVIIDKQSRLYHNRKLTNIVFMGMGEPLMNYKNVMKSIEKITSPEGLGMSSKRITVSTSGVPKMIKMMADEEAKFNLAVSLHSAIDEVRTTIMPFNTNFPLKDLKESLEYWYAKTKREITYEYIVWDGINDKREDITALVEFCKAVPCKVNLIEYNPIDDGEFQQASSSAINNYISNLEMNDITVNVRKSRGKDIDAACGQLANKS; from the coding sequence ATTTTGGATAAAAAGAAAGATATTAGAGCCTTAACCAAAGAACAATTACGCGATTTTTTTGTAGAAAATGGCGATAAAGCATTTCGTGGAAATCAAGTGTATGAATGGCTTTGGAGCAAGTCTTTACATACCTTTGAAGATATGACAAACATTTCTAAACAAACTAGAGAAATGTTAGAAAACAATTTTGTAATCAATCATATTAAGGTAGATTCTATGCAAAAAAGTGCAGATGGCACTATCAAAAACGGAATTAAATTACACGATGGTTTTGTAGTAGAATCTGTTTTAATACCTGCTAAAAAAAGAACAACAGCTTGTGTCTCTAGTCAAGTTGGTTGTAGTTTAGATTGCAAATTTTGTGCAACGGCACGTTTAAAAAGAATGCGTAATTTAAATCCAGATGAAATTTACGATCAAGTTGTAATTATAGACAAACAAAGTAGATTATATCACAATCGTAAATTAACAAATATTGTTTTTATGGGAATGGGAGAACCCTTAATGAACTATAAAAACGTGATGAAATCTATAGAAAAAATAACTTCTCCAGAAGGTTTAGGGATGTCATCAAAAAGAATAACAGTTTCAACCTCTGGTGTTCCTAAAATGATAAAAATGATGGCAGATGAAGAGGCTAAATTTAATTTAGCAGTTTCTTTACATTCTGCAATTGATGAAGTTAGAACAACTATAATGCCTTTTAATACTAACTTTCCTTTAAAAGATTTAAAAGAATCTTTAGAATATTGGTACGCAAAAACAAAACGAGAAATTACATACGAATATATTGTTTGGGATGGAATTAATGACAAAAGAGAAGACATTACTGCATTAGTAGAGTTCTGTAAAGCTGTGCCTTGTAAAGTTAATTTAATAGAATACAACCCAATTGATGATGGCGAGTTTCAACAAGCAAGTTCATCAGCAATAAATAATTATATTTCTAATTTAGAAATGAATGACATTACTGTAAATGTAAGAAAAAGTAGAGGTAAAGATATTGATGCTGCTTGTGGGCAATTGGCAAATAAATCTTAA
- the queA gene encoding tRNA preQ1(34) S-adenosylmethionine ribosyltransferase-isomerase QueA: protein MKLSQFDFELPEELYAVYPAEHRDESRLMVLNRKEQTIEHKMFKDIIDYFDEGDVMMLNNTKVFPARMYGNKEKTGARIEVFLLRELNAENRLWDVLVDPARKIRIGNKLFFGDDDSLVAEVIDNTTSRGRTLRFLFDGSYEAFREKLLELGQTPLPKSINREVEPLDDERYQTIYAKNEGAVAAPTAGLHFSKHLLKRLEIKGVDFAEMTLHVGLGTFSPVEVEDLSKHKVDSEQIAIPAASVARINQAKIDKKRICAVGTTVMRTVESSVSSKQELNAYEGWTNKFVFPPYDFSIANSMITNFHPPKSTLMMMAAAFAGYDFLMEAYKEAIKEGYKFSTYGDAMLII, encoded by the coding sequence ATGAAATTATCACAATTTGATTTTGAATTACCAGAAGAATTGTATGCAGTATATCCTGCAGAACATAGAGACGAGTCTCGTTTAATGGTTTTAAATAGAAAAGAGCAAACTATAGAACATAAAATGTTTAAAGACATTATCGATTACTTTGATGAAGGTGATGTAATGATGTTAAATAACACCAAAGTTTTTCCAGCAAGAATGTATGGAAATAAAGAAAAAACAGGTGCTAGAATAGAAGTTTTCTTATTAAGAGAACTAAATGCAGAAAATAGATTGTGGGATGTTTTAGTAGATCCGGCAAGAAAAATTAGAATCGGAAACAAATTATTTTTTGGAGATGATGATAGTTTAGTAGCAGAAGTTATAGATAACACTACTTCTAGAGGTAGAACTTTACGTTTTTTATTTGACGGAAGTTATGAAGCTTTTAGGGAAAAATTATTAGAATTAGGGCAAACTCCTTTACCAAAATCTATTAATAGAGAAGTAGAACCGTTAGATGACGAACGTTATCAAACAATTTATGCAAAAAATGAAGGAGCAGTTGCTGCACCAACTGCAGGTTTGCATTTCTCTAAACATTTATTAAAACGTTTAGAAATTAAAGGTGTAGATTTTGCAGAAATGACTTTACATGTTGGTTTAGGAACTTTTAGCCCAGTAGAAGTAGAAGATTTGTCTAAGCATAAAGTAGATTCTGAGCAAATAGCAATTCCTGCAGCTTCTGTAGCAAGAATAAATCAAGCAAAAATTGATAAGAAAAGAATTTGCGCAGTTGGTACAACTGTAATGAGAACTGTAGAATCTTCTGTTTCTTCTAAACAAGAATTAAATGCTTATGAAGGTTGGACAAATAAATTTGTTTTTCCTCCATACGATTTTAGTATTGCCAATAGCATGATTACTAATTTTCATCCACCAAAATCTACATTAATGATGATGGCTGCAGCATTTGCAGGTTACGATTTTTTAATGGAAGCTTACAAAGAAGCAATTAAAGAAGGTTATAAATTCTCTACTTATGGAGACGCAATGTTAATTATTTAA
- a CDS encoding 3-phosphoshikimate 1-carboxyvinyltransferase — protein sequence MDILLNVLQNKKINENITISGSKSESNRLLILQKLFPEITIENLSDSDDSIHMQHALSTSDELVNIGHAGTAMRFLTSYFAVKEGRETVLTGSDRMQNRPIEILVNALKDIGANITYEAKEGYPPIRIKGTKITKNKVQINGNVSSQYISSLLLIASKLVNGLEIELIGEITSVPYIEMTLSLLNQLGIETSFKENILKVFPKKSIKKQTVVVESDWSSASYFYSIIALADVNSEINLSAYKQESLQGDSCLAEIYKHFGIQTTFGENAINLKKVKKSSKETLEIDLKNAPDIAQTIAVTCFAEGIACNLTGLHTLKIKETDRLVALHDELSKLGATISVTDVSLHLEKSLVINKNVAIKTYNDHRMAMAFAPLAFKVPIQILNAEVVTKSYQKFWDDMQQIGIKIDKL from the coding sequence ATGGACATACTTTTAAATGTTTTACAGAATAAAAAAATAAACGAAAATATTACCATTTCAGGTTCTAAAAGCGAATCGAACAGATTGCTAATTCTTCAAAAATTATTTCCAGAAATTACAATCGAAAATTTATCAGATTCAGATGATTCAATTCACATGCAACATGCACTTTCTACAAGTGATGAACTTGTAAATATTGGTCATGCAGGTACAGCAATGCGTTTTTTAACCTCTTATTTTGCAGTAAAAGAAGGTAGAGAAACTGTGCTTACAGGTTCTGATAGAATGCAAAACAGACCCATAGAAATTTTGGTAAATGCTCTTAAAGATATAGGTGCAAATATAACTTACGAGGCTAAAGAAGGATATCCACCAATAAGAATTAAAGGAACAAAAATCACAAAAAATAAAGTACAAATAAATGGTAATGTAAGTAGCCAGTATATTTCTTCTCTTTTGTTGATTGCCTCTAAACTCGTAAACGGATTAGAAATAGAATTAATTGGTGAAATTACATCAGTTCCTTATATAGAAATGACATTAAGTTTGTTAAATCAATTAGGAATTGAAACTAGTTTTAAAGAAAATATTTTAAAAGTTTTTCCAAAAAAATCAATCAAAAAACAAACGGTAGTTGTAGAATCAGACTGGAGTTCTGCTAGTTATTTTTACTCAATTATTGCTTTAGCAGATGTTAATTCAGAAATTAATTTATCAGCTTATAAACAAGAAAGTTTACAAGGCGATTCTTGTTTGGCAGAAATCTATAAACATTTTGGCATACAAACTACTTTTGGCGAGAATGCTATCAACCTAAAAAAAGTTAAAAAAAGCAGTAAAGAAACTTTAGAAATAGATTTAAAAAATGCGCCAGATATTGCGCAAACTATTGCTGTAACTTGTTTTGCAGAAGGTATTGCGTGTAATTTAACGGGTTTACATACTTTAAAAATTAAAGAAACAGATAGATTAGTTGCTTTGCATGATGAATTATCAAAATTAGGAGCAACAATTTCTGTTACAGATGTAAGTTTACATCTAGAAAAATCATTAGTAATAAATAAAAATGTTGCTATAAAAACCTACAACGATCATAGAATGGCAATGGCTTTTGCGCCTTTGGCTTTTAAAGTTCCTATTCAAATATTAAATGCAGAGGTTGTTACTAAATCGTATCAAAAATTTTGGGATGATATGCAACAAATTGGTATTAAAATAGATAAACTATAA
- a CDS encoding type IV pili methyl-accepting chemotaxis transducer N-terminal domain-containing protein, which yields MKSKIIFAFISFMLLFGINNSLLYNDLEKQVSTAKVINLAGRQRMYSQKITKLALYLNEEKEDNYSTLRLEGLKEIITNFSEAHQFLEESHLKQYKSLLLNQYFKDIEHSYLKIINSSREYLNSPNDSQVKANFIKNIKFNESEFLRIMDDIVNEYEKIAETRAIKIKGREFTFNAIMVLLTIFSIFSIIIPLLKNKNLNLK from the coding sequence ATGAAAAGTAAAATTATCTTTGCGTTTATTTCTTTTATGTTATTATTTGGTATCAATAACAGTTTACTGTATAACGATTTAGAAAAACAAGTTTCCACTGCAAAAGTTATTAACTTAGCCGGAAGACAAAGAATGTATAGTCAAAAAATTACAAAATTGGCCTTATATTTAAATGAGGAAAAAGAAGATAATTATTCTACTTTAAGGCTTGAAGGGCTAAAAGAAATTATTACTAATTTTTCTGAAGCGCATCAATTTTTAGAAGAATCTCACTTAAAACAGTATAAGAGCTTGCTTTTAAATCAATATTTTAAAGATATTGAGCATTCTTATTTAAAAATAATAAATAGCTCTAGAGAGTACCTTAATTCTCCTAATGACAGCCAAGTAAAAGCTAATTTCATAAAAAACATCAAATTCAATGAAAGTGAGTTTTTAAGAATAATGGATGATATTGTAAACGAATATGAGAAAATAGCAGAAACAAGAGCTATTAAAATTAAAGGTAGAGAATTTACTTTTAATGCTATTATGGTGTTACTTACCATTTTTAGCATTTTTTCTATCATTATTCCGTTATTAAAAAACAAAAACTTAAATCTAAAATAA
- a CDS encoding phosphatase PAP2 family protein, translated as MKKIIFILILISSIGKNFSQNSTVSLNLNKDKNLWQEFTYDLGNMAGGMGYAYSRPLYWKGNQFSNLAYVAAGTSALYLVDNHVDNWSDNWRGNVPRWLADYGNEYGSPNNNFMVTGAVYLTGLFTRNPKLRRTGVLLISSASASGLLQQVSKRIIGRARPKANVGKGTFDPLHFDRVYNYDSFPSGHVMLGFTNAYILAKHFDNPWVKAGLYTVGSIPGFARIVDRFHWLSDVVFSTALSIFIVEAIDKYLDTKYDQKYNDKRKTKKVAWDLHFTPQSFGVVMNF; from the coding sequence ATGAAAAAAATAATATTTATACTTATTTTAATAAGTTCTATTGGTAAAAATTTTAGTCAAAATTCTACAGTTTCTTTAAATCTAAATAAAGATAAAAATTTATGGCAAGAATTTACGTACGATTTAGGAAACATGGCTGGAGGAATGGGGTATGCTTACAGTAGACCTTTGTATTGGAAAGGAAATCAATTTAGTAATTTAGCATATGTTGCAGCAGGTACTTCTGCTTTATATTTAGTTGATAATCATGTAGATAATTGGTCGGATAATTGGAGGGGAAATGTGCCTCGTTGGTTGGCAGATTATGGTAATGAATACGGAAGCCCAAATAATAATTTTATGGTAACAGGCGCGGTTTATTTAACGGGGTTATTTACAAGAAACCCAAAATTAAGAAGAACAGGTGTGTTGTTAATTTCATCAGCTTCAGCATCTGGATTGTTGCAACAAGTATCTAAAAGAATCATAGGTCGTGCAAGACCAAAAGCAAATGTTGGTAAAGGTACATTTGATCCGTTGCATTTTGATAGAGTTTATAATTACGATTCTTTTCCTTCAGGACATGTAATGCTAGGTTTTACAAACGCTTATATTCTTGCTAAACATTTTGATAATCCATGGGTAAAGGCAGGTTTATATACAGTAGGATCTATACCTGGTTTTGCTAGGATTGTAGATCGTTTTCATTGGTTGTCTGATGTTGTTTTTTCTACTGCTTTAAGTATTTTTATTGTGGAAGCAATAGATAAATATTTAGATACAAAATACGATCAGAAATATAATGATAAAAGAAAAACAAAAAAAGTTGCTTGGGATTTACATTTTACTCCACAAAGTTTTGGGGTTGTTATGAATTTTTAA